A window of the Streptomyces formicae genome harbors these coding sequences:
- a CDS encoding TetR/AcrR family transcriptional regulator, with product MTPTAPAANRAYRRLSVEERRSQLLRAALTLFAHRAPEDVSLDDVAEAAGVSRPLVYRYFPGGKQQLYEAALRSSADAIVLCFAEPTTGPPTERLGRVLDRYLVFVDEHDAGFSALLRGGSVAETSRTTAIVDEVRRAAAEQILVHLGVPEAGARLRMMVRTWIAAVEAASLIWLDEEKRPPAPELREWLVDHLIGLLIATAASDEETAGVVRKLLALESASGPVAVLLRRVLPVVGDAGRLL from the coding sequence ATGACCCCGACTGCTCCCGCGGCGAACCGTGCGTACCGGCGCCTCAGCGTCGAGGAGCGGCGCAGCCAGCTGCTCCGCGCCGCTCTCACGCTGTTCGCCCACCGCGCGCCCGAGGACGTGTCGCTCGACGACGTCGCCGAGGCCGCCGGGGTCTCCCGGCCGCTGGTCTACCGCTACTTCCCTGGCGGGAAGCAGCAGTTGTACGAGGCGGCCCTGCGCAGTTCCGCCGACGCGATCGTGCTGTGCTTCGCGGAGCCGACCACCGGGCCGCCCACCGAACGGCTCGGCCGGGTGCTGGACCGCTACCTCGTCTTCGTCGACGAGCACGACGCCGGGTTCAGCGCGCTGCTGCGCGGCGGGAGCGTCGCCGAGACGTCCCGCACCACCGCGATCGTCGACGAGGTGCGGCGCGCCGCCGCCGAGCAGATTCTGGTCCACCTCGGGGTCCCGGAGGCGGGCGCGCGGCTGCGGATGATGGTGCGCACATGGATCGCCGCGGTCGAGGCGGCCTCGCTGATCTGGCTGGACGAGGAGAAACGGCCTCCGGCCCCGGAGCTGCGGGAGTGGCTCGTCGACCACCTCATCGGCCTGCTGATCGCGACGGCGGCGTCCGACGAGGAGACCGCGGGCGTCGTCAGGAAGCTGCTCGCGCTGGAGAGCGCGTCGGGCCCGGTCGCGGTGCTGCTGCGGCGCGTGCTCCCCGTCGTGGGCGACGCGGGCCGCCTCCTGTGA
- a CDS encoding AurF N-oxygenase family protein, with protein sequence MTTVTERDLTLLRDALGPLRDREQVAQRLLESSAKHSFDPDKELDWEAPFEDGKWFWPPELVTLYDTPLWKRMSEEQRMDLARHEAASLASLGIWFEIILMQLLVRHIYDKSVTSSHVRYALTEIADECRHSMMFARLIQKGGAPAYPVPRFYHNLARVLKTVSTTPGSFAATLLGEEVLDWMQRLTFPDERVQTLVRGVTRIHVVEEARHVRYAREELRRQMVTAPRWEQEFTRLSCGEAARVFSVCFVSPKVYESVGLDRREAVAQVKASGHRREVMQTGAKRLTDFLDDIGVLRGAGRRLWKSSGLLA encoded by the coding sequence ATGACGACTGTGACCGAACGCGATCTCACCCTCCTCCGCGATGCCCTCGGCCCGCTCCGGGACCGCGAACAGGTCGCCCAGCGCCTGCTCGAGTCCTCGGCGAAGCACTCCTTCGACCCCGACAAGGAGCTCGACTGGGAGGCCCCGTTCGAGGACGGCAAGTGGTTCTGGCCGCCCGAGCTGGTGACCCTCTACGACACTCCGCTGTGGAAGCGGATGTCCGAGGAGCAGCGGATGGACCTGGCGCGCCACGAGGCGGCGTCGCTGGCGTCACTCGGCATCTGGTTCGAGATCATCCTGATGCAGCTGCTGGTGCGGCATATCTACGACAAGTCCGTGACGAGCAGTCATGTGCGGTACGCGCTGACCGAGATCGCGGACGAGTGCCGGCACTCGATGATGTTCGCGAGGCTGATCCAGAAGGGCGGCGCCCCGGCCTACCCGGTGCCGCGCTTCTACCACAACCTGGCGCGCGTCCTGAAGACAGTCTCGACCACACCGGGCTCGTTCGCGGCGACGCTGCTCGGTGAGGAGGTCCTCGACTGGATGCAGCGCCTGACCTTCCCGGACGAGCGGGTCCAGACCCTCGTGCGGGGTGTGACGCGGATCCATGTGGTCGAGGAGGCGCGGCACGTGCGGTACGCCCGCGAGGAGCTGCGCCGCCAGATGGTCACCGCACCGCGCTGGGAGCAGGAGTTCACGCGGCTCAGCTGCGGCGAGGCGGCGCGGGTCTTCTCCGTCTGCTTCGTCAGCCCGAAGGTGTACGAGAGCGTCGGCCTGGACCGGCGGGAAGCGGTCGCCCAGGTGAAGGCGAGCGGCCACCGCCGCGAGGTGATGCAGACGGGCGCGAAGCGGCTCACCGACTTCCTCGACGACATCGGCGTGCTGCGGGGCGCGGGGCGCAGGCTGTGGAAGAGCTCGGGCCTGCTGGCCTGA
- a CDS encoding ferritin-like domain-containing protein, translating into MSTYDHYTSPPEEHVWSVPASGAARFNWEAMFVGQKNGAGRDRLLALYQKGKDKQWDGAKRIDWELEVDPYDPLGTPDEAIVLHGTRHWPKLTEKDKGELRRSYTAWQFSQFLHGEQGAMVCAARIVESVPDLDAKFYSATQTMDEARHAEIYGRFLHEKIGLLYPVDDNLQGLLGDTLRDSRWDMPYLGMQVLIEGLALAAFGMIRDTTDKPLPKQILAYVMQDEARHVAFGRMALRDYYKQLTDAELREREEFVIEGCYLMRDRIRGIEVLEDFGIPRKEAEEYTEQSEFLHLFRKLLFSRIVPCVKDIGLWGERLQRAYVDMGVFDLGDSNLDLLMSQDEELADRLDRERFAAEEAERAAEVRQTIAEGGA; encoded by the coding sequence GTGTCGACGTATGACCACTACACCAGCCCGCCCGAGGAACACGTCTGGTCCGTCCCGGCCTCCGGTGCGGCCCGCTTCAACTGGGAGGCCATGTTTGTCGGCCAGAAGAACGGCGCCGGGCGCGACCGCCTCCTCGCCCTCTACCAGAAGGGCAAGGACAAGCAGTGGGACGGCGCCAAGCGGATCGACTGGGAGCTGGAGGTCGACCCGTACGACCCGCTCGGCACCCCGGACGAGGCGATCGTGCTGCACGGCACCCGGCACTGGCCGAAGCTGACCGAGAAGGACAAGGGCGAGCTGCGGCGGAGCTACACCGCCTGGCAGTTCAGCCAGTTCCTGCACGGCGAGCAGGGGGCGATGGTGTGCGCGGCGCGGATCGTCGAGTCCGTGCCCGACCTCGACGCGAAGTTCTACTCCGCGACGCAGACCATGGACGAGGCGCGGCACGCCGAGATCTACGGACGCTTCCTGCACGAGAAGATCGGCCTGCTCTACCCGGTCGACGACAACCTCCAGGGCCTCCTCGGCGACACCCTGCGCGACTCGCGCTGGGACATGCCCTACCTCGGCATGCAGGTGCTCATCGAGGGCCTCGCGCTCGCCGCGTTCGGCATGATCCGCGACACCACCGACAAGCCGCTGCCCAAGCAGATCCTGGCGTACGTCATGCAGGACGAGGCCCGGCACGTCGCCTTCGGGCGGATGGCGCTGCGCGACTACTACAAGCAGCTGACGGACGCGGAGCTGCGCGAGCGCGAGGAGTTCGTCATCGAGGGCTGCTACCTGATGCGCGACCGGATCCGCGGGATCGAGGTGCTGGAGGACTTCGGCATCCCCCGCAAGGAGGCCGAGGAGTACACCGAGCAGTCCGAGTTCCTGCACCTCTTCAGGAAGCTGCTCTTCAGCCGGATCGTGCCGTGCGTCAAGGACATCGGCCTGTGGGGCGAGCGGCTCCAGAGGGCCTATGTCGACATGGGCGTCTTCGATCTCGGCGACTCCAACCTCGACCTGCTGATGAGCCAGGACGAGGAACTCGCGGACCGGCTGGACCGCGAACGCTTCGCCGCGGAGGAGGCCGAGCGCGCGGCCGAGGTCCGGCAGACGATCGCGGAGGGCGGGGCCTGA
- a CDS encoding penicillin-binding transpeptidase domain-containing protein, with the protein MTRYMRRAAAICLVLLAALLVNAVRVQVIDADELNANQANRRPLIARYAAPRGNIVVGGRPVTGSKDTRQQLRYERTYHDGPLYAPVTGYSSQLYGDTLLEYAEDGVLTGTDPLLAPLPLWNDFNRSRRPGGTVVTTIEPILQGIAYDGLAGRRGAVVALDPSTGRILALVSSPSYDPGVLSGNSAEVMSQWQRLNGAVHQPMLNRAIRQTYPPGSAFKIVTAAAALDARVVTDPDARTDTPDPYVLPTTRTKLPNPVKGCKKASLAYAIQWSCNTVMANLGVKVGLERMLDAVGRFGFNDRGLRIPSRVAVSNFDRRMSVDQLALSSIGQFDTTATPLQMALVAAAVANGGELAYPYLVDRTTTRGGDTVRTTPRRTYQRAMNPATALELRRLMVGAVEKGTGSSAAIKGAVVGGKTGTAQHGLGNAGTPYAWFIAWAQHPKASRPAVAVAVVVEDAEADRAEISGGGDAAPIARAMMQAALRGAR; encoded by the coding sequence ATGACCCGCTACATGCGGCGCGCCGCCGCCATCTGCCTGGTCCTGCTGGCCGCGCTGCTGGTCAACGCCGTACGCGTGCAGGTCATCGACGCCGACGAGCTCAACGCGAACCAGGCCAACCGGCGCCCTCTCATCGCCCGTTACGCGGCCCCGCGCGGCAACATCGTCGTCGGCGGCCGGCCGGTCACCGGCTCCAAGGACACCCGGCAGCAGCTCCGCTACGAGCGCACGTACCACGACGGCCCGCTCTACGCGCCCGTCACCGGCTACTCCTCCCAGCTCTACGGCGACACGCTGCTGGAGTACGCCGAGGACGGGGTGCTGACCGGCACGGACCCACTGCTCGCCCCGCTCCCCCTCTGGAACGACTTCAACCGCTCGCGCCGGCCCGGCGGCACCGTCGTCACCACCATCGAGCCCATTCTCCAGGGGATCGCCTACGACGGCCTCGCCGGGCGGCGGGGTGCCGTCGTCGCGCTCGACCCGTCGACCGGCCGGATCCTGGCGCTGGTCAGCAGCCCGTCGTACGACCCGGGGGTGCTCTCCGGGAACAGCGCGGAGGTGATGTCGCAGTGGCAGCGGCTCAACGGGGCCGTGCACCAGCCGATGCTCAACCGGGCGATCCGGCAGACCTATCCGCCCGGCTCCGCCTTCAAGATCGTGACGGCGGCGGCGGCGCTGGACGCGCGGGTCGTCACCGACCCCGACGCCCGGACCGACACGCCCGACCCGTACGTCCTGCCCACCACGCGGACGAAGCTGCCCAACCCGGTGAAGGGCTGCAAGAAGGCGTCGCTGGCGTACGCGATCCAGTGGTCCTGCAACACGGTGATGGCCAACCTCGGAGTGAAGGTGGGTCTGGAGAGGATGCTGGACGCGGTGGGCAGGTTCGGCTTCAACGACCGCGGGCTGAGGATCCCGTCCCGGGTCGCCGTCTCCAACTTCGACCGGCGCATGAGCGTGGACCAGCTGGCGCTGTCGTCGATCGGCCAGTTCGACACGACGGCGACGCCGCTCCAGATGGCGCTGGTCGCGGCGGCCGTCGCCAACGGCGGGGAGCTGGCCTACCCGTACCTGGTCGACCGGACCACGACCCGGGGCGGCGACACGGTGCGCACGACGCCCCGCCGCACCTACCAGCGGGCGATGAACCCGGCGACGGCGCTGGAGCTGCGGCGGCTGATGGTCGGGGCGGTCGAGAAGGGCACCGGGTCGAGCGCGGCGATCAAGGGCGCGGTGGTCGGCGGCAAGACGGGCACGGCCCAGCACGGCCTCGGCAACGCGGGCACGCCCTATGCCTGGTTCATCGCGTGGGCCCAGCACCCCAAGGCCAGCCGCCCCGCGGTGGCGGTCGCGGTGGTCGTCGAGGACGCGGAGGCGGACCGCGCCGAAATCAGCGGCGGTGGCGACGCGGCCCCCATCGCCCGCGCGATGATGCAGGCGGCGCTGCGGGGTGCGCGGTGA
- a CDS encoding FtsW/RodA/SpoVE family cell cycle protein, giving the protein MTATAADAPPPALRPQARRGVELSLLVCAVLISVYGYAAVGLTHDRALPPDAVAYGAGLGLLALLAHLAVRLRAPYADPLLLPIAVLLNGLGLVLIYRLDLETPGDRAAPAQLVWSTLGVALFIAAVALLRDHRLLQRYAYISVAAALALMIVPIFFPAVNGARIWIRIGGFSFQPGEFAKILLAVFFAAYLAANQGALAYTGRRIWKFQFPTGRVLGPIVTIWLLSVAVLVLERDLGTSLLFFGLFVIMLYVATGRTGWIAVGLLLAAVGALAVGTLEPHVHGRVEVWREPFASIEAGEGPGQLAQALFSFAAGGIQGTGLGAGHSILIGFAAKSDFILATAGEELGLAGLTALFLLYGLLVARGYQAGLALRDTFGRLLAVGLAAIVAVQVFVIAGGVTGLIPLTGMAMPFLAQGGSSVVTNWIIVALLIRLSDSARAPDPDPMAAELPAPPALVVAPADGDGR; this is encoded by the coding sequence ATGACCGCAACGGCAGCGGACGCTCCTCCGCCCGCACTTCGCCCGCAGGCACGGCGCGGGGTCGAGCTCTCGCTCCTCGTCTGCGCCGTCCTCATCTCCGTCTACGGCTACGCCGCCGTCGGCCTCACCCACGACCGCGCACTGCCGCCCGACGCGGTCGCCTACGGCGCGGGCCTCGGTCTGCTCGCCCTGCTCGCGCATCTCGCCGTACGGCTGCGCGCCCCGTACGCCGATCCCCTCCTGCTCCCGATCGCGGTCCTGCTCAACGGCCTCGGCCTGGTGCTGATCTACCGGCTCGACCTGGAGACGCCCGGCGACCGGGCCGCCCCCGCCCAGCTCGTCTGGTCCACGCTCGGCGTCGCGCTCTTCATCGCGGCCGTGGCCCTGCTCCGTGACCACCGGCTGCTCCAGCGGTACGCCTACATCTCGGTCGCCGCCGCCCTCGCCCTGATGATCGTGCCGATCTTCTTCCCCGCCGTGAACGGAGCCCGCATCTGGATCCGGATCGGCGGATTCTCCTTCCAGCCGGGCGAGTTCGCCAAGATCCTGCTCGCGGTGTTCTTCGCCGCGTATCTCGCCGCCAACCAGGGTGCGCTCGCCTACACGGGCCGGCGGATCTGGAAGTTCCAGTTCCCGACCGGGCGGGTCCTCGGCCCCATCGTCACGATCTGGCTGCTCAGCGTCGCGGTCCTGGTCCTCGAACGGGACCTCGGCACCTCGCTGCTCTTCTTCGGCCTCTTCGTGATCATGCTGTACGTGGCGACGGGACGGACCGGCTGGATCGCCGTCGGGCTGCTGCTCGCCGCCGTCGGCGCGCTCGCCGTCGGCACCCTCGAACCGCATGTGCACGGCCGGGTCGAAGTCTGGCGCGAGCCGTTCGCCTCCATCGAGGCGGGCGAGGGGCCCGGACAGCTCGCCCAGGCGCTGTTCTCGTTCGCCGCCGGCGGGATCCAGGGGACCGGCCTCGGCGCCGGGCACTCCATCCTGATCGGCTTCGCCGCCAAGTCCGACTTCATCCTGGCCACCGCGGGCGAGGAGCTGGGACTGGCCGGACTGACCGCGCTGTTCCTGCTCTACGGGCTGCTGGTGGCCCGCGGCTACCAGGCGGGCCTCGCCCTGCGGGACACCTTCGGCAGGCTCCTGGCCGTCGGTCTCGCCGCCATCGTCGCCGTCCAGGTCTTCGTCATCGCGGGCGGGGTGACCGGGCTGATCCCGCTCACCGGCATGGCGATGCCGTTCCTCGCGCAGGGCGGTTCGTCGGTCGTCACCAACTGGATCATCGTGGCGCTGCTCATCCGACTCAGCGACTCGGCCCGGGCACCTGACCCCGATCCGATGGCGGCGGAACTGCCGGCGCCGCCCGCCCTGGTCGTGGCACCGGCGGACGGGGACGGCCGATGA
- a CDS encoding sensor histidine kinase, protein MSLQHTRPRTGGAVGPGPQRTRPPRVRPPNRRRRPRLPAWTATLTWKAAAFITVMCCALAAMLGALVHVSVTRQTVDQAREKALSRLEDVTTRYETGEPLGPWGQLDPPGLPEQLRALALGGQRGTVVSEYEGDPTMWAAGPADGRAIAVRVDYSLSAETITNLDRAILGSSVLAIGATLLVGAFSVSRVTRRLHLTAQVARRIGAGDLDARVNDPRTKDPSCPEDEVATVSGALDTMASALQEKLLNEQRFTADVAHELRTPLTGLSAAAELLPPGRPSELVQDRVRTMRALTEDLLEISRLDAGGETVDLDIHDLAPLAERVVRPVRAAGSETELRIVRQARVETDKRRLERVLNNLITNAHTHGGPPVVVTVDGAEVSVRDHGGGYPAYLLERGPQRFRTESGGKGHGLGLTIAVGQAAVIGAELTFADAPDGGAVARLRLPEYVHLNDAPPMTDGTPDSPDKRA, encoded by the coding sequence ATGAGCCTCCAGCACACCCGCCCGCGCACGGGTGGTGCGGTCGGGCCCGGCCCGCAGCGCACCCGCCCGCCCCGCGTCCGCCCCCCGAACCGTCGGCGCCGCCCCCGGCTCCCCGCCTGGACCGCGACGCTGACCTGGAAGGCCGCGGCCTTCATCACGGTGATGTGCTGCGCACTCGCCGCCATGCTCGGCGCCCTCGTCCATGTCTCGGTGACCCGCCAGACCGTGGACCAGGCCCGCGAGAAGGCCCTGTCCCGGCTGGAGGACGTCACGACGCGGTACGAGACGGGCGAGCCGCTCGGCCCGTGGGGCCAGCTGGACCCGCCGGGGCTGCCGGAGCAGCTGCGCGCGCTCGCGCTCGGCGGGCAGCGCGGAACGGTCGTCTCCGAGTACGAGGGCGATCCGACGATGTGGGCCGCGGGCCCCGCCGACGGCCGGGCGATAGCCGTCCGCGTCGACTACTCCCTCAGCGCGGAGACGATCACCAATCTGGACCGTGCGATCCTCGGCTCCTCGGTCCTGGCGATCGGCGCGACGCTGCTGGTGGGCGCGTTCTCGGTGTCCCGGGTGACGCGCCGGCTGCATCTGACCGCACAGGTGGCCCGCCGCATCGGCGCAGGTGATCTGGACGCCCGCGTCAACGACCCGCGGACCAAGGACCCTTCGTGCCCCGAGGACGAGGTCGCCACGGTCTCCGGAGCCCTGGACACCATGGCCTCGGCCCTCCAGGAGAAGCTGCTGAACGAGCAGCGCTTCACCGCCGACGTCGCGCACGAACTGCGCACCCCGCTCACCGGGCTCTCCGCCGCCGCCGAGCTGCTGCCGCCCGGCCGCCCCTCCGAGCTCGTGCAGGACCGGGTGCGCACGATGCGTGCGCTGACCGAGGACCTGCTGGAGATCTCCCGGCTGGACGCGGGCGGCGAGACCGTCGACCTCGACATCCACGACCTCGCGCCGCTCGCCGAGCGGGTGGTCCGGCCGGTCCGGGCCGCGGGCTCGGAGACGGAGCTGCGGATCGTACGGCAGGCCCGTGTCGAGACGGACAAGCGCCGGCTGGAGCGGGTGCTGAACAACCTGATCACCAACGCCCACACCCACGGGGGCCCTCCGGTCGTGGTGACGGTGGACGGGGCGGAGGTGTCGGTGCGCGACCACGGCGGCGGATATCCCGCGTATCTGCTGGAGCGCGGTCCGCAGCGGTTCCGTACGGAGTCCGGCGGCAAGGGCCACGGCCTCGGGCTGACGATCGCGGTGGGGCAGGCGGCGGTGATCGGCGCCGAGCTGACCTTCGCCGACGCACCGGACGGCGGCGCCGTCGCGCGCCTCAGGCTGCCCGAGTACGTCCATCTCAACGACGCTCCGCCGATGACGGACGGCACGCCTGATTCGCCGGATAAGCGGGCATAA
- a CDS encoding HEAT repeat domain-containing protein — MFTGIDEVDWASLGHAYGPADDVPGLLRGLASPDPVEREAALDGMYAAVHHQGDVYDSTLACIPFLLELVASPEVQDRGAVVELLTSIGGIELDGDDEPGPDEEEFEEAANYAMAAAAVAAGADVFTGLLSDDDPGVRLAVPCALAVLHGEPERVLALLRGRLAAEQDAEVRLALVEAVGRIALRHAALRAEAAEWLTGLLAPDHPAGLRLSALAQLARCAPDALPRGIAATVPALLREADGPGSPGRGSGTDDLLRTLHSALGDRVDERVALLVARLSGGDPAQRTDAVWMCHGLIRTWRGPYEELVRRIGAQLGDPEPRLRAAAASLLESLFGLALPAADALAARIDASAGAAGPRDDRALIALARLGDPRAVPALAAALAEPEPPRAAAFAVPYLGPAAAPLAPVLRRRLGEVGLDDQLFDRAGPLLRALGALRAAEALPEVLRVLRGAPERGGEWVTESALRALAAFGPAALPAAPELHKLLGSPSSSVATAAARALWSVEGDADAVLPVLRRLLAADGPDERRSAAAALGFLGAPAEPTAPALRDLLASRERWLRMDAAIALWRVTGETEDALPVLLTAWEENRYGRVEVAECLAEMGQAASPAAPLLRAELARPRRHNVLDGGSGTHDIERDERLLALCRQALADQG; from the coding sequence GTGTTCACGGGGATCGACGAGGTCGACTGGGCGTCGCTGGGGCATGCGTACGGCCCCGCGGACGATGTCCCGGGGCTGCTGCGCGGGCTCGCGTCGCCCGATCCGGTGGAGCGCGAGGCCGCGCTCGACGGCATGTACGCCGCGGTGCACCACCAGGGAGACGTGTACGACTCGACGCTCGCCTGCATACCTTTTCTGCTGGAGCTGGTCGCCTCGCCCGAGGTCCAGGACCGGGGCGCGGTCGTGGAGTTGCTGACCAGCATCGGCGGCATCGAGCTGGACGGGGACGACGAACCTGGCCCGGACGAGGAGGAGTTCGAGGAGGCGGCCAACTACGCGATGGCCGCGGCCGCCGTCGCCGCCGGCGCCGATGTGTTCACCGGCCTGCTCTCGGACGACGACCCGGGGGTGCGGCTCGCCGTGCCGTGCGCGCTGGCGGTGCTGCACGGGGAGCCGGAGCGGGTGCTGGCGCTGCTGCGGGGCCGGCTGGCGGCCGAGCAGGACGCGGAGGTGCGGCTCGCGCTCGTCGAGGCGGTCGGCCGGATCGCCCTGCGCCATGCCGCGCTGCGGGCGGAGGCGGCGGAGTGGCTCACCGGCCTGCTCGCCCCGGACCACCCGGCGGGGCTGCGGCTGTCCGCGCTCGCCCAGCTCGCCCGCTGCGCGCCGGACGCGCTGCCGCGGGGCATCGCGGCGACGGTGCCGGCGCTGCTGCGCGAGGCGGACGGGCCGGGGAGCCCGGGCCGTGGCAGCGGGACGGACGATCTGCTGCGCACCCTCCACTCGGCGCTCGGCGACCGGGTCGACGAGCGGGTCGCGCTGCTCGTGGCGCGGTTGAGCGGCGGCGACCCGGCGCAGCGCACGGACGCCGTGTGGATGTGCCACGGACTGATACGGACCTGGCGCGGGCCCTACGAGGAGCTGGTGCGGCGCATCGGGGCGCAGCTCGGCGATCCTGAGCCACGGCTGCGGGCGGCGGCGGCGAGCCTGCTGGAGAGCCTCTTCGGGCTGGCGCTGCCCGCGGCGGACGCCCTCGCCGCGCGCATCGACGCAAGCGCCGGGGCGGCGGGACCGCGGGACGACCGCGCCCTGATCGCGCTGGCCAGGCTCGGCGACCCGCGTGCGGTGCCGGCGCTGGCCGCGGCACTGGCGGAGCCGGAGCCGCCGCGGGCGGCGGCGTTCGCGGTGCCGTATCTGGGGCCGGCGGCGGCGCCGCTCGCGCCGGTCCTGCGGCGCCGCCTCGGCGAGGTCGGCCTCGACGACCAGCTCTTCGACCGGGCGGGGCCGCTGCTGCGGGCGCTGGGCGCGCTGCGCGCCGCCGAGGCGCTGCCCGAGGTGCTGCGGGTGCTGCGGGGCGCTCCGGAGCGGGGCGGTGAGTGGGTGACCGAGTCGGCGCTGCGGGCGCTCGCGGCCTTCGGGCCGGCGGCGCTGCCGGCCGCCCCGGAGCTGCACAAGCTGCTGGGCAGCCCGTCCTCGTCGGTGGCGACGGCGGCGGCCAGGGCGCTGTGGTCGGTCGAGGGCGACGCCGACGCCGTGCTGCCGGTGCTGCGGCGGCTCCTCGCGGCGGACGGACCGGACGAGCGCCGGTCCGCGGCCGCCGCTCTCGGCTTCCTCGGCGCGCCCGCGGAGCCGACGGCGCCGGCCCTGCGCGATCTGCTCGCCTCCCGCGAGCGCTGGCTGCGGATGGACGCGGCGATAGCGCTGTGGCGGGTCACGGGCGAGACGGAAGACGCCCTTCCGGTGCTGCTCACGGCCTGGGAGGAGAACCGGTACGGGCGCGTGGAGGTCGCCGAGTGCCTCGCCGAGATGGGCCAGGCGGCCTCCCCCGCCGCCCCGCTGCTGCGCGCGGAGCTCGCCCGCCCGCGCCGGCACAACGTCCTGGACGGCGGTTCCGGCACCCATGACATCGAACGGGACGAGCGGCTGCTGGCCCTGTGCAGACAGGCCCTGGCAGACCAGGGCTGA
- a CDS encoding nuclease-related domain-containing protein — MSGLRVTPVMRYGRSRLYVSLPSGLNAAWYDRETNRVSLVLIELHEEVLAALAPYLTGDITVGPPPVPTADELARLFLRPDDDLAPNRPGEALHLALDRAAVPGRRQLRTDPRPAELAAQQRVGAELDRLEDAGWRVLHSVPLPGADRIDHLAIGPAGVLAVRTLAARGRRVRVDGVLVGTGRAEPRPELRWTRRTAQRASLALAAAVRPVLAVAGAARLDVPPLPRDVRIIADSEVARLARLGGVLKPADVESLYARARDRRTWLRA, encoded by the coding sequence ATGAGCGGACTGCGTGTCACACCGGTGATGAGATACGGGCGTTCGCGCCTGTACGTCAGCCTCCCGAGCGGGCTGAACGCCGCCTGGTACGACCGCGAGACCAACCGGGTCAGCCTCGTGCTCATCGAGCTCCACGAGGAGGTGCTCGCCGCCCTGGCCCCCTATCTGACCGGTGACATCACGGTCGGCCCGCCGCCCGTGCCGACCGCCGACGAGCTCGCCAGGCTCTTCCTCCGCCCCGACGACGATCTGGCGCCCAACCGCCCCGGCGAGGCCCTCCACCTCGCCCTGGACCGGGCGGCCGTGCCGGGGCGGCGGCAACTGCGGACGGATCCCCGGCCGGCCGAGCTCGCGGCGCAGCAGCGGGTCGGCGCCGAGCTCGACCGGCTGGAGGACGCCGGCTGGCGGGTGCTCCACTCCGTGCCGCTGCCCGGCGCCGACCGCATCGACCATCTGGCGATCGGCCCGGCGGGTGTCCTCGCCGTCCGCACCCTCGCGGCACGCGGCCGCCGCGTCCGCGTCGACGGGGTGCTCGTCGGCACCGGCCGGGCCGAGCCGCGGCCCGAGCTGCGCTGGACCCGCCGCACGGCCCAGCGGGCCTCGCTCGCGCTGGCCGCCGCCGTCCGCCCGGTGCTCGCCGTGGCAGGGGCGGCACGGCTCGACGTGCCGCCCCTGCCACGGGACGTGCGGATCATCGCCGACTCCGAGGTGGCGCGGCTCGCCCGGCTCGGCGGCGTCCTGAAGCCGGCGGACGTCGAGTCCCTGTACGCGCGCGCCCGCGACCGAAGGACCTGGCTGCGCGCCTGA
- a CDS encoding nuclear transport factor 2 family protein translates to MPVPQLPDTGYTPSPGELASVEAWFAEYDTAGGRRDIERMADMAVFPLNLVSDDSAGNGASAQWDREQFVATMTQVMGDGPDAIAFESTRTPVFLGPAMAVVFTDSVMTMGETTQRLRYADILIKRDGVWAFQTMLQGGWGDNLG, encoded by the coding sequence GTGCCCGTTCCCCAGCTGCCCGACACCGGCTACACCCCGTCCCCCGGCGAGCTCGCGAGCGTCGAGGCGTGGTTCGCGGAGTACGACACGGCCGGCGGCCGCCGCGACATCGAGCGGATGGCCGACATGGCGGTCTTCCCTCTCAACCTGGTGAGCGACGACTCCGCGGGCAACGGGGCCTCGGCCCAGTGGGACCGCGAGCAGTTCGTCGCCACCATGACCCAGGTGATGGGCGACGGCCCCGACGCCATCGCGTTCGAGTCGACCCGCACCCCGGTCTTCCTCGGCCCGGCGATGGCCGTGGTCTTCACGGACTCGGTCATGACCATGGGCGAGACCACGCAGCGGCTGCGGTACGCCGACATCCTGATCAAGCGGGACGGGGTGTGGGCGTTCCAGACGATGCTGCAGGGCGGCTGGGGCGACAACCTGGGCTGA